One region of Halomonas huangheensis genomic DNA includes:
- the yihA gene encoding ribosome biogenesis GTP-binding protein YihA/YsxC — translation MPLKYASARFLTSAPTLASCPADSGAEVAFAGRSNAGKSSAINVITQQKALARTSRTPGRTQLINFFSVGDDSQCRLVDLPGYGYAKVPEKVKLEWQRHLAEYLQQRASIKGLVLVMDVRHPLTEFDLTLLDVADERSLPVHILLTKADKLKNGPARNALNQVRTRLREWEDLVTIQLFSALKRQGVEDAHRRLDEWLDQPDEA, via the coding sequence ATGCCGCTAAAGTACGCTTCGGCCCGTTTTCTTACCAGCGCTCCCACCTTGGCCAGCTGCCCTGCCGACAGCGGTGCCGAGGTTGCTTTTGCCGGTCGTTCCAACGCCGGGAAGTCCAGCGCAATCAATGTCATCACTCAGCAGAAGGCGCTGGCGCGCACGTCTCGTACACCGGGGCGCACTCAACTGATCAACTTCTTTTCGGTTGGCGACGATAGCCAGTGCCGGCTGGTGGATCTGCCCGGTTACGGCTATGCCAAGGTGCCGGAAAAGGTCAAATTGGAGTGGCAGCGCCACCTCGCCGAGTACCTACAGCAGCGTGCTTCGATCAAGGGGCTGGTGCTGGTGATGGATGTCCGCCACCCGTTGACCGAGTTTGATCTGACGCTGCTGGATGTCGCTGATGAGCGTAGCCTTCCGGTGCATATCCTGCTCACCAAGGCCGACAAGCTGAAGAATGGGCCAGCAAGAAACGCGCTCAACCAGGTCCGCACGCGCCTACGTGAATGGGAAGACCTGGTGACGATCCAACTGTTCTCTGCGCTCAAGCGCCAGGGGGTCGAAGATGCCCATCGACGCCTGGACGAGTGGTTGGATCAGCCCGACGAGGCATGA
- a CDS encoding tyrosine recombinase XerC — MTKLVSEVEGFLTELGQTASPATLDAYRRDLTSLIEHQQSRGADQVEGLDSKAIRNFLGAERARGLASRSLQRRRAALSRFSEFLVERGLLTHNPVTLNRGPKTPKDLPKPLDVDQLAQFLDTPHDGSPLSVRDQAMLELLYSSGLRLAELASLDLGDLQEQRVRVIGKGSRPRQVPVGKRAREALKCWLGIRSTFVADDEKALFVSQQGRRLGHRAIQQRLVTQARRRGLPEHLHPHRLRHSFASHLLESSQDLRAVQELLGHANLSTTQVYTRLDWQQLAQSYDQAHPRARRRTGRGDTADTEPESTS, encoded by the coding sequence ATGACTAAGCTGGTCAGCGAAGTCGAGGGCTTCCTCACCGAGCTGGGCCAGACTGCCAGCCCGGCAACGCTCGACGCCTATCGCCGCGACCTGACGTCACTGATCGAGCACCAGCAATCCCGTGGTGCCGATCAGGTGGAAGGCCTCGACAGCAAAGCCATCCGCAACTTTCTCGGTGCTGAACGCGCCAGAGGCCTTGCCTCGCGTAGCCTGCAACGCAGGCGTGCCGCGCTGTCACGGTTCAGTGAATTTCTGGTGGAACGAGGCCTCCTCACTCATAACCCAGTGACGCTCAACCGAGGACCGAAGACACCGAAAGATCTGCCCAAACCACTGGATGTCGACCAGCTGGCGCAGTTTCTCGACACTCCCCATGACGGATCACCACTATCGGTGCGCGATCAGGCCATGCTTGAACTGCTTTACTCCAGTGGTTTGCGTCTTGCTGAGCTGGCGTCATTGGATCTCGGCGATTTGCAGGAACAGCGTGTGCGAGTCATCGGTAAAGGCTCCAGGCCTCGCCAGGTACCTGTAGGAAAACGCGCTCGCGAAGCACTCAAGTGCTGGCTGGGCATCCGCAGTACTTTCGTTGCAGATGATGAAAAGGCGCTGTTTGTCAGCCAACAAGGACGGCGTCTCGGTCATCGAGCCATCCAGCAACGCCTTGTTACCCAGGCGCGCCGACGCGGCCTTCCTGAACATCTGCATCCTCACCGTCTACGTCATTCCTTTGCCAGCCACCTGCTGGAGTCCAGCCAGGACTTGCGTGCCGTGCAGGAGCTGCTCGGCCATGCCAATCTATCGACGACTCAGGTCTACACCCGCCTCGACTGGCAGCAGCTGGCACAGAGTTATGACCAGGCTCATCCACGAGCCCGGCGACGTACAGGACGCGGAGATACCGCCGATACGGAGCCGGAATCAACCTCTTGA
- the lptM gene encoding LPS translocon maturation chaperone LptM — translation MIRTLTSSVMLLLLSFVVAGCGQKGPLYLPSDEEAAERYGPREEAQQDEEQQPEDESSDASADSTIPADEN, via the coding sequence ATGATCCGGACACTGACGAGCAGCGTGATGTTGCTGCTGTTGAGCTTCGTTGTGGCTGGATGCGGCCAGAAAGGCCCGCTGTACCTACCCAGCGATGAAGAGGCCGCTGAGCGCTATGGCCCGCGGGAGGAAGCCCAGCAGGATGAAGAGCAGCAGCCCGAGGACGAGTCCAGTGATGCGTCAGCGGACAGCACTATACCGGCAGACGAGAACTGA
- the argH gene encoding argininosuccinate lyase translates to MSHSTNQSWGGRFSEPTDAFVARFTASVDFDQRMARHDIQGSIAHATMLAQVGVLSDEERDAIINGLTEIEQEIAAGEFEWSVELEDVHMNIEARLTAKIGITGKKLHTGRSRNDQVATDIRLYMREAIDLVAEELARLRSGLIELAEREADTIMPGFTHLQTAQPVTFGHHLLAWHEMLARDHERLLDCRKRANVLPLGAAALAGTTYPIDRHLTAQLLGFDRPAENSLDAVSDRDFSIEFTAFASLLLMHLSRMSEELVLWTSTQFNFINLPDRFCTGSSIMPQKKNPDVPELVRGKSGRVYGHLIGLLTLMKSQPLAYNKDNQEDKEPLFDTFDTVMGCLRAFADMVPAIESKTESMREAARGGFSTATDLADYLVRKGVAFRDAHEIVGQSVAFGIEQHKDLSDMTLAELQQFSDIIDEDVFEVLTLEGSVAARNHIGGTAPDQVRAAAQRARDALKALQAGGQ, encoded by the coding sequence ATGAGTCACAGTACCAATCAGTCCTGGGGCGGCCGCTTCAGCGAGCCCACCGACGCTTTTGTCGCCCGCTTTACCGCTTCCGTGGATTTCGACCAGCGAATGGCCCGCCACGACATCCAGGGCTCGATTGCACATGCCACCATGCTGGCACAGGTTGGCGTGCTCAGTGACGAGGAACGTGACGCGATCATCAACGGGCTGACGGAAATCGAGCAGGAAATCGCCGCTGGCGAGTTCGAGTGGTCGGTTGAACTGGAAGACGTGCACATGAATATCGAGGCACGCCTCACCGCCAAGATCGGCATTACCGGTAAGAAGCTGCATACCGGTCGTTCGCGCAATGATCAGGTCGCCACCGATATTCGCCTCTACATGCGCGAGGCCATCGATCTCGTCGCCGAGGAACTGGCTCGTCTGCGCAGCGGCCTGATCGAGCTGGCCGAACGCGAGGCCGATACCATCATGCCCGGCTTCACACACCTGCAGACTGCACAGCCGGTAACCTTCGGTCATCACCTGCTGGCATGGCACGAAATGCTCGCCCGTGACCATGAGCGTCTGCTCGACTGCCGCAAGCGCGCCAATGTACTGCCGCTGGGCGCTGCTGCTCTGGCAGGTACCACCTACCCCATCGACCGCCACCTGACCGCACAGCTGCTTGGTTTCGATCGCCCGGCGGAGAACAGCCTCGATGCGGTCAGCGACCGTGACTTCAGCATCGAATTCACCGCCTTTGCCAGCTTGCTGCTTATGCACTTGTCACGCATGAGCGAAGAACTGGTGCTGTGGACCAGCACACAGTTCAACTTCATCAATCTTCCGGACCGCTTCTGCACCGGTTCCTCGATCATGCCGCAGAAGAAGAACCCCGATGTTCCCGAGCTGGTGCGCGGCAAGAGCGGCCGTGTCTATGGTCACCTGATCGGCCTGCTGACGCTGATGAAGTCGCAGCCGCTGGCCTACAACAAGGACAACCAGGAAGACAAGGAACCGCTGTTCGACACCTTCGACACAGTGATGGGCTGTCTACGTGCCTTCGCCGATATGGTGCCGGCCATCGAATCAAAAACCGAGTCCATGCGTGAAGCCGCTCGGGGTGGCTTCTCCACCGCGACCGACCTCGCCGATTACCTGGTGCGCAAGGGCGTGGCGTTCCGCGATGCTCACGAGATCGTCGGCCAGTCAGTGGCCTTCGGCATCGAGCAGCACAAGGACCTGTCCGACATGACGCTGGCCGAGCTCCAGCAATTCTCCGACATCATCGACGAAGACGTCTTCGAGGTGCTGACACTCGAAGGTTCTGTTGCGGCGCGCAATCACATCGGTGGCACCGCACCAGACCAGGTACGAGCTGCCGCACAGCGCGCTCGCGATGCACTCAAGGCTCTGCAGGCAGGAGGCCAGTGA
- a CDS encoding DUF484 family protein yields MSQPAHEPRKTLDPDRVAEWLARHPDFFVGREGLLQQLKVPHPDTQGATSLLERLVHDLRRRAEGAEWRLEQLLESARHNEAQYRRTRELVLALLEAEDNDALGQALATQLSERFQTPAVALWCPSSLTDRDLQPPQAPRHVLDEHTGQRLAALLDGRASRCTKLTPTDWKRLIPHIKAPAKSGSCTIARLTLGEPQGYLILASQDPDYFRASMDTLFTEYLADILVRLSLRLGERGHD; encoded by the coding sequence ATGTCGCAACCTGCCCATGAACCTCGCAAGACACTGGATCCAGACCGCGTCGCCGAATGGCTCGCCCGCCACCCGGACTTCTTCGTGGGTCGAGAGGGGCTGTTGCAACAACTGAAGGTTCCCCATCCCGACACCCAGGGGGCAACATCCCTGCTCGAGCGTCTGGTCCATGACCTGCGACGCAGAGCCGAGGGTGCAGAATGGCGACTGGAACAATTGCTCGAGTCGGCACGCCATAATGAAGCCCAGTACCGACGTACTCGAGAACTGGTGCTGGCCCTGCTCGAGGCCGAGGACAACGATGCGCTTGGGCAAGCATTGGCCACTCAATTGAGTGAACGCTTCCAGACCCCGGCGGTCGCATTATGGTGCCCTTCCAGCCTGACCGATCGCGACCTGCAACCGCCCCAGGCGCCTCGCCATGTACTCGACGAACACACCGGGCAGCGCCTCGCTGCACTACTCGATGGCCGCGCCAGCCGCTGTACCAAACTGACGCCCACCGACTGGAAGCGCCTGATTCCGCATATCAAGGCACCAGCAAAATCCGGCTCCTGCACCATTGCCCGCCTGACGCTCGGCGAACCTCAAGGCTATCTGATTCTCGCCAGCCAGGACCCGGATTACTTCCGCGCCAGCATGGACACACTATTTACCGAGTATCTGGCCGATATCCTGGTACGCCTGTCGTTACGACTCGGCGAACGGGGCCATGACTAA
- the hemC gene encoding hydroxymethylbilane synthase, whose amino-acid sequence MSTLRIATRKSQLAMWQAEYVRDRLLEIHPDLEVELVPMSTRGDRILDTPLAKVGGKGLFVKELEEAMLDGRADIAVHSMKDVPMQFPESLGLSVILAGAEPTDALVSNRWSCLDELPEGARVGTSSLRRGLQMREARPDFEVISLRGNVQTRLAKLDADEFDAILLATSGLKRLGLGERIRQELPPEVCLPACGQGALGIECRMHDAELVSLLTPLDDLQTATRVRAERAMNTRLEGGCQVPIGGHAVFEDEGRTLWLRALVGTPDGTRVLRAEGRGSVDEPELLGLRVAEDLLEQGAGEILAEVYGPR is encoded by the coding sequence ATGTCCACCCTGCGAATCGCCACCCGCAAAAGCCAGCTGGCCATGTGGCAGGCGGAATATGTTCGCGACCGCCTGCTGGAGATACATCCCGATCTTGAGGTCGAACTGGTGCCGATGTCGACGCGCGGCGACCGCATCCTCGACACTCCACTGGCCAAGGTTGGTGGCAAGGGCTTGTTCGTCAAGGAACTTGAGGAAGCCATGCTTGATGGCCGTGCGGATATCGCAGTGCACTCGATGAAGGACGTGCCGATGCAGTTCCCCGAAAGCCTCGGCTTATCGGTGATTCTTGCTGGTGCCGAACCTACCGATGCGCTGGTGTCCAATCGCTGGTCTTGCCTGGATGAATTGCCCGAAGGTGCGCGCGTCGGGACATCCAGCCTGCGTCGTGGTCTGCAGATGCGCGAGGCACGCCCGGATTTCGAGGTCATCAGCCTGCGGGGCAACGTCCAGACGCGCCTGGCCAAGCTTGATGCCGACGAATTCGATGCCATTCTGCTTGCCACGTCAGGGCTCAAACGTCTGGGGTTGGGAGAGCGCATTCGCCAGGAACTGCCGCCGGAAGTCTGCCTGCCGGCCTGTGGCCAGGGGGCGCTCGGCATCGAGTGCCGGATGCATGACGCTGAATTGGTGTCGTTGCTGACCCCGCTGGATGATCTACAGACTGCGACGAGAGTTCGCGCCGAACGAGCCATGAATACCCGTCTGGAAGGCGGTTGTCAGGTACCGATTGGTGGCCACGCGGTGTTCGAGGATGAGGGCCGCACCCTTTGGTTACGCGCGTTGGTGGGAACGCCGGACGGCACCCGAGTGCTGCGTGCAGAAGGCCGCGGCTCGGTGGATGAGCCGGAGCTGCTTGGTCTGAGAGTCGCCGAGGACTTGCTGGAGCAGGGAGCGGGGGAGATTCTTGCTGAAGTCTATGGGCCGCGTTGA
- the lysA gene encoding diaminopimelate decarboxylase → MDHFEYRDGQLYAEQAALTDIAEQVGTPCYVYSRATLERHFNAYEQALENHPHLICYAVKANSNLAVLNVLARLGAGFDIVSIGELERVMAAGGDPSRVVFSGVAKQEHEMARALELGIKCFNVESRPELERLNAVAERLGVVAPVSLRVNPDVDAGTHPYISTGLKDNKFGIPVDDAFEVYQQAAALPHLKISGLDCHIGSQLTEVAPFLDALERLLLLLDRLRDRGIEIEHLDLGGGLGVPYRDETPPAPFVYASKLLERLAQWPGGDKLTLLFEPGRSIAANAGVMLTRVEFLKPGETKNFAIVDAAMNDLIRPALYQAWQAIIRVDTQASREPAVYDVVGPVCETGDFLGKDRELAIAPGDLLAVRSAGAYGFVMASNYNSRPRPAEVMVDGERFQVVRHREQISDLWAGETLLGEPQ, encoded by the coding sequence ATGGATCATTTTGAATATCGCGATGGCCAGCTCTATGCCGAGCAGGCCGCACTAACGGATATTGCCGAACAGGTCGGCACGCCATGCTACGTCTACTCACGAGCCACTCTGGAGCGCCACTTCAATGCCTATGAGCAGGCACTGGAGAACCACCCCCACCTGATCTGCTATGCGGTCAAGGCCAACAGCAACCTGGCGGTACTCAACGTATTGGCTCGCCTGGGTGCCGGCTTCGATATCGTTTCAATCGGCGAGCTCGAGCGCGTGATGGCCGCCGGCGGTGATCCGTCACGCGTGGTGTTTTCAGGCGTGGCCAAGCAGGAACACGAGATGGCCCGTGCCCTGGAGCTGGGTATCAAGTGCTTCAACGTCGAATCTCGGCCTGAGCTGGAGCGCCTCAATGCGGTAGCCGAACGTCTCGGTGTGGTGGCTCCGGTATCGCTACGCGTCAACCCGGACGTCGACGCCGGAACTCACCCGTACATTTCCACCGGGCTCAAGGACAACAAGTTCGGCATTCCAGTCGATGATGCTTTCGAGGTCTACCAGCAAGCCGCGGCGTTGCCCCACCTCAAGATTTCCGGCCTCGATTGCCATATCGGTTCGCAACTGACTGAAGTAGCTCCCTTCCTCGATGCTCTGGAGCGGCTGCTGCTGCTGCTTGACCGCCTGCGTGACAGGGGTATCGAGATCGAGCACCTTGATCTCGGTGGTGGTCTTGGCGTGCCCTATCGTGACGAGACTCCTCCGGCACCGTTCGTCTACGCGTCGAAGTTGCTCGAACGCCTGGCACAGTGGCCCGGTGGCGACAAGCTGACACTATTGTTCGAGCCGGGGCGCTCGATTGCCGCCAATGCCGGCGTGATGTTAACCCGTGTCGAGTTTCTCAAGCCCGGCGAGACAAAGAACTTCGCGATCGTCGATGCGGCGATGAACGACCTGATCCGCCCGGCCCTCTACCAGGCCTGGCAGGCGATCATTCGCGTGGATACCCAGGCCTCGCGCGAGCCCGCTGTCTATGACGTGGTCGGCCCGGTATGCGAAACCGGCGACTTCCTCGGCAAGGATCGCGAACTGGCCATCGCGCCGGGCGATCTGCTGGCGGTACGCTCGGCGGGAGCCTATGGCTTCGTGATGGCTTCCAACTACAACAGTCGCCCACGACCGGCCGAAGTCATGGTCGATGGTGAACGCTTCCAGGTTGTGCGTCACCGTGAGCAGATCAGTGACCTCTGGGCCGGCGAAACCCTGCTGGGGGAGCCGCAGTAA
- the dapF gene encoding diaminopimelate epimerase: MLLHFTKMHGLGNDFMVVDLVTQRARLENEEIRRLADRRFGIGFDQLLVVEPPRDPDMDFRYRIYNADGSEVENCGNGARCFARFVLDKRLTHKRQIRVETAGGPLVLDVQDDNQVSVDMGAPRFAPQALPFDADEDLLTHRLDVDGKSVEISVASMGNPHAVLIVDNTDDAPVEHLGPAIEAHPRFPRRVNVGFMQLVSSGEIHLRVYERGTGETLACGTGACAAVACGIRRGLLSSPVKVHLPGGSLQIDWAGGESHLIMTGPAERVYDGRIALR; encoded by the coding sequence ATGCTGTTGCATTTCACCAAGATGCACGGGCTCGGCAACGACTTCATGGTCGTTGATCTGGTCACTCAGCGTGCACGCCTGGAGAACGAGGAGATCCGCCGTCTGGCGGATCGCCGCTTCGGCATCGGGTTTGACCAGTTGCTGGTCGTGGAACCGCCGCGAGATCCGGACATGGACTTCCGCTACCGCATCTATAATGCTGATGGTAGCGAGGTGGAAAACTGCGGTAATGGGGCACGCTGCTTTGCCCGCTTCGTGCTCGATAAGCGGCTGACCCACAAGCGTCAGATCAGGGTCGAGACGGCGGGAGGTCCGCTGGTCCTGGACGTGCAGGACGATAATCAGGTCAGTGTCGATATGGGTGCGCCACGCTTTGCACCGCAGGCATTACCTTTCGACGCAGATGAGGACCTGCTGACGCACCGGCTGGATGTGGATGGCAAAAGTGTCGAGATCAGTGTCGCTTCCATGGGTAACCCTCATGCGGTACTGATCGTCGACAATACCGATGACGCGCCAGTAGAGCATCTTGGCCCAGCTATAGAGGCCCATCCGCGCTTTCCCAGGCGGGTGAATGTCGGCTTCATGCAGCTGGTCTCCTCCGGGGAAATCCATCTGCGCGTCTACGAGCGGGGCACCGGAGAGACGCTGGCTTGTGGTACTGGTGCCTGTGCAGCGGTGGCATGTGGTATTCGCCGCGGCCTGCTGAGCAGCCCGGTCAAGGTGCACCTACCTGGCGGTAGTCTGCAGATTGACTGGGCGGGAGGCGAGAGCCACCTGATCATGACTGGGCCAGCAGAGCGTGTCTATGATGGACGCATAGCGTTGCGCTAG
- a CDS encoding HAD family hydrolase: protein MTLRVLTFDLDDTLWDNAGVMERTEHGHFDWLVATLAEWQRSRGETPTPAIQLDEYRQRRIALGLQQWARRGDFSWLRERTLIALLKESGVNHAAAQLWAALAMAHFHTLRIQLTPFEGVDAMLERLGQRYRLGTITNGNVAFHQLPLSRLFEHSIAAGEIFAPKPDPRAFLAMLARFGASPSEALHIGDSWQEDVLPALRLGMRAVWIAPPEAQTGNLPSGVTRLTNVRELESFLSHQAAPSRTKPQ from the coding sequence ATGACATTGAGGGTGTTGACCTTCGATCTTGACGACACCCTGTGGGATAACGCCGGGGTGATGGAACGTACCGAACACGGTCACTTCGACTGGTTGGTGGCAACCCTCGCTGAATGGCAACGCTCGCGTGGCGAGACACCAACCCCCGCCATTCAGCTCGACGAGTACCGTCAACGCCGTATCGCGCTGGGCCTCCAGCAATGGGCCCGACGCGGTGACTTCAGTTGGCTGCGTGAACGTACTCTGATTGCTCTACTCAAGGAAAGTGGCGTCAATCACGCAGCTGCACAACTTTGGGCAGCGCTGGCCATGGCACACTTCCACACCCTACGCATCCAGCTCACCCCTTTCGAGGGAGTCGACGCGATGCTGGAGCGGCTCGGCCAGCGCTACCGCCTCGGCACCATCACCAATGGCAATGTGGCTTTCCACCAACTGCCGCTGTCACGTCTTTTCGAACACAGTATCGCCGCGGGCGAGATATTCGCACCCAAGCCTGATCCACGGGCGTTTCTTGCCATGCTGGCACGCTTCGGTGCCAGTCCGTCCGAGGCTCTGCATATTGGCGACTCATGGCAGGAAGATGTTCTGCCAGCGTTACGCCTGGGCATGCGAGCCGTGTGGATCGCCCCTCCCGAGGCACAAACCGGCAACTTGCCGAGCGGCGTCACGCGACTGACCAATGTACGGGAGCTGGAGTCGTTCCTGTCGCACCAGGCCGCACCAAGCCGCACCAAGCCACAGTGA